The genomic stretch AATCAGTGACTCTGCAACCACGAGTCGATGGCTATATTCAGGAGATTTATGTCAAGGCAGGCGATCGCGTAGAAGCTGGTGCGCCAATTTTACGAATTGATCCTACGAAACAGCAAGCCGTTGTTCAGCGATCGGTGGCAGCCGTGGCAACTTCTCAGGCAGATTTTGAAAGCGCTAGAGCGACGCTTGGCCAGTTACGTGCTCGCAAAGAATCAACTTTATCCAGCGTAGATTTTAATGAAAAAGAGTACAAGCGCTATGCTGATTTAACCTCACAGGGTGCAACCGCTAGACAAAAGCTTGATGAAGTTTCTAATAATTTGAGAAATGCAAGAGCTGAACTTGGTCAGATCGATGCTCAGATTACTGCTCAACAAGCAAGTATTAACAGTGCAGCTACAAGGATTGAAGAAAATCGCGCTGGCGCTGTGCAGGAAGAAGTACAGCTAGATTTCTACACGGTAACAGCTCCTTTTGCGGGTATTGTTGGCGATATTCCCATTAAAGTTGGTGATAATGTTAATAGCACGACCCAACTAACGACTGTAACTCAAAATCAAGTATTAGAAGTTCAGATTTCGGTTCCCATTGAGAATGCACCTCGCTTAAAAATGGGAATGCCTGTGGAGTTGTTAGATGCTCAAGATAAGCCTCTAGTCAAAGGTAATGTCGCTTTTATCTCTCCGAATATCAATCCTCAAAGCCAATCGGTTTTGGTGAAAGCTAACTTCAATAATGGAGCTAATCAACTAAAAGCTAATCAGTTTGTGAGAGCAAGATTGATTTGGGCTTCTCGTGCTGGTGTACTTGTGCCAACTTCGGCAATTTCCCGTCTTGGAGGTCAGGATTTTATCTTTGTTGCAGAGCCTAGTCCTACAGATGGAAAATCACTAATTGCTAATCAAAAACCAGTTAAGCTTGGGAAAATCACTGGCAATAAACAAGAGGTATTAGAAG from Pseudanabaena sp. BC1403 encodes the following:
- a CDS encoding efflux RND transporter periplasmic adaptor subunit, whose translation is MIKNKVRRQQLSNNRLDKSLSKSLVAVIGALLVSCSANAPKNGGFGAVPVPIASVESGTVTDSSDYVANLQSRQSVTLQPRVDGYIQEIYVKAGDRVEAGAPILRIDPTKQQAVVQRSVAAVATSQADFESARATLGQLRARKESTLSSVDFNEKEYKRYADLTSQGATARQKLDEVSNNLRNARAELGQIDAQITAQQASINSAATRIEENRAGAVQEEVQLDFYTVTAPFAGIVGDIPIKVGDNVNSTTQLTTVTQNQVLEVQISVPIENAPRLKMGMPVELLDAQDKPLVKGNVAFISPNINPQSQSVLVKANFNNGANQLKANQFVRARLIWASRAGVLVPTSAISRLGGQDFIFVAEPSPTDGKSLIANQKPVKLGKITGNKQEVLEGLNPKDQIVVAGILQLQNGAPIMPLPDAPKK